From the Quercus lobata isolate SW786 chromosome 6, ValleyOak3.0 Primary Assembly, whole genome shotgun sequence genome, one window contains:
- the LOC115994878 gene encoding probable indole-3-pyruvate monooxygenase YUCCA7 isoform X1, whose product MPNTCLNIIPSVVQTFDHDDFFARRCIWVNGPVIVGAGPSGLAVGAGLKKQSVPFIILERANCIASLWQNRTYDCLKLHLPKQFCQLPNFPFPEDFPEYPTKRQFITYLESYAKHFDISPHFNETVQSAKYDETLGLWRVKTIRETSSNSNLIGDYQVEYICRWLVVATGEHAEKVVPEFEGFEEFGGHVIHVCDYKSGNRYCGKRVLVVGCGNSGMEVSLDLCSHGAEPSMAVRNSVHVLPREVMGKSTFELAVLLMKWLPLWLVDKILLILAWLILGNVEKYGLRRSSIGPLQLKNSAGKTPVLDIGALQKIRSGEIKVVPGVKRFFPGRVELVNGDDIEIDSVILATGYRSNVPSWLKENDFFSQDGIPKNPFPNGWKGKAGLYAVGFTRRGLSGAALDAVNVAHDISKSWKEDTKQKKKKKLGISTKQRRAHSQLIKFLFKL is encoded by the exons ATGCCGAACACTTGTCTCAATATTATACCATCAGTGGTTCAAACTTTTGACCATGATGACTTTTTTGCTCGCCGCTGCATATGGGTGAACGGCCCTGTCATAGTTGGGGCTGGTCCATCTGGTTTAGCAGTTGGTGCTGGCCTCAAAAAGCAAAGTGTGCCATTCATTATCCTTGAAAGAGCTAATTGCATCGCTTCTCTTTGGCAAAACCGCACCTATGATTGCCTTAAGCTTCACCTCCCCAAACAATTTTGTCAACTACCCAACTTTCCATTTCCAGAGGACTTTCCAGAATACCCAACCAAACGCCAGTTTATCACTTACCTAGAATCCTATGCTAAGCACTTTGACATAAGCCCACATTTCAATGAAACAGTGCAGTCTGCTAAGTATGATGAAACTTTGGGTTTGTGGAGGGTCAAAACCATTAGAGAAACCAGTTCAAATTCAAACCTAATTGGTGATTATCAAGTTGAGTACATTTGCCGGTGGCTTGTGGTGGCCACTGGTGAGCATGCAGAGAAAGTGGTGCCAGAGTTTGAAGGCTTTGAAGAGTTTGGTGGCCATGTCATTCATGTTTGTGACTACAAATCCGGCAACAGATATTGCGGGAAGCGTGTGCTAGTTGTTGGTTGTGGTAATTCAGGCATGGAAGTCTCCCTCGATCTTTGCAGCCACGGGGCAGAACCATCAATGGCTGTTCGAAACTCT GTTCATGTCTTGCCAAGGGAAGTGATGGGAAAATCAACTTTTGAGTTAgcagttttgttaatgaaatggCTGCCACTTTGGCTTGTCGATAAGATACTACTGATTCTAGCTTGGTTGATTCTTGGAAATGTTGAAAAGTATGGTCTGAGAAGGTCATCCATAGGTCCTTTACAACTCAAAAATAGTGCAGGAAAGACTCCTGTGCTGGACATTGGTGCATTacaaaaaatcagatctggtgAGATCAAAGTGGTCCCTGGAGTCAAAAGGTTCTTCCCTGGCAGAGTTGAACTTGTTAATGGAGATGATATTGAGATTGATTCTGTTATTCTGGCAACTGGGTATCGCAGCAATGTTCCTTCATGGCTAAAG GAAAATGACTTCTTTTCCCAAGATGGGATTCCAAAAAATCCATTTCCTAATGGGTGGAAAGGGAAAGCTGGGCTCTATGCAGTTGGGTTCACAAGGAGAGGCCTCTCTGGAGCAGCTTTGGATGCCGTTAATGTAGCACATGACATTAGCAAGAGCTGGAAAGAAGA caccaagcaaaaaaaaaaaaaaaagttaggcaTCAGTACCAAACAAAGGAGAGCACATTCTCAACTCataaaattcttattcaaaCTCTAG
- the LOC115994878 gene encoding probable indole-3-pyruvate monooxygenase YUCCA7 isoform X3, producing the protein MPNTCLNIIPSVVQTFDHDDFFARRCIWVNGPVIVGAGPSGLAVGAGLKKQSVPFIILERANCIASLWQNRTYDCLKLHLPKQFCQLPNFPFPEDFPEYPTKRQFITYLESYAKHFDISPHFNETVQSAKYDETLGLWRVKTIRETSSNSNLIGDYQVEYICRWLVVATGEHAEKVVPEFEGFEEFGGHVIHVCDYKSGNRYCGKRVLVVGCGNSGMEVSLDLCSHGAEPSMAVRNSVHVLPREVMGKSTFELAVLLMKWLPLWLVDKILLILAWLILGNVEKYGLRRSSIGPLQLKNSAGKTPVLDIGALQKIRSGEIKVVPGVKRFFPGRVELVNGDDIEIDSVILATGYRSNVPSWLKENDFFSQDGIPKNPFPNGWKGKAGLYAVGFTRRGLSGAALDAVNVAHDISKSWKEETMQKKLGISTKQRRAHSQLIKFLFKL; encoded by the exons ATGCCGAACACTTGTCTCAATATTATACCATCAGTGGTTCAAACTTTTGACCATGATGACTTTTTTGCTCGCCGCTGCATATGGGTGAACGGCCCTGTCATAGTTGGGGCTGGTCCATCTGGTTTAGCAGTTGGTGCTGGCCTCAAAAAGCAAAGTGTGCCATTCATTATCCTTGAAAGAGCTAATTGCATCGCTTCTCTTTGGCAAAACCGCACCTATGATTGCCTTAAGCTTCACCTCCCCAAACAATTTTGTCAACTACCCAACTTTCCATTTCCAGAGGACTTTCCAGAATACCCAACCAAACGCCAGTTTATCACTTACCTAGAATCCTATGCTAAGCACTTTGACATAAGCCCACATTTCAATGAAACAGTGCAGTCTGCTAAGTATGATGAAACTTTGGGTTTGTGGAGGGTCAAAACCATTAGAGAAACCAGTTCAAATTCAAACCTAATTGGTGATTATCAAGTTGAGTACATTTGCCGGTGGCTTGTGGTGGCCACTGGTGAGCATGCAGAGAAAGTGGTGCCAGAGTTTGAAGGCTTTGAAGAGTTTGGTGGCCATGTCATTCATGTTTGTGACTACAAATCCGGCAACAGATATTGCGGGAAGCGTGTGCTAGTTGTTGGTTGTGGTAATTCAGGCATGGAAGTCTCCCTCGATCTTTGCAGCCACGGGGCAGAACCATCAATGGCTGTTCGAAACTCT GTTCATGTCTTGCCAAGGGAAGTGATGGGAAAATCAACTTTTGAGTTAgcagttttgttaatgaaatggCTGCCACTTTGGCTTGTCGATAAGATACTACTGATTCTAGCTTGGTTGATTCTTGGAAATGTTGAAAAGTATGGTCTGAGAAGGTCATCCATAGGTCCTTTACAACTCAAAAATAGTGCAGGAAAGACTCCTGTGCTGGACATTGGTGCATTacaaaaaatcagatctggtgAGATCAAAGTGGTCCCTGGAGTCAAAAGGTTCTTCCCTGGCAGAGTTGAACTTGTTAATGGAGATGATATTGAGATTGATTCTGTTATTCTGGCAACTGGGTATCGCAGCAATGTTCCTTCATGGCTAAAG GAAAATGACTTCTTTTCCCAAGATGGGATTCCAAAAAATCCATTTCCTAATGGGTGGAAAGGGAAAGCTGGGCTCTATGCAGTTGGGTTCACAAGGAGAGGCCTCTCTGGAGCAGCTTTGGATGCCGTTAATGTAGCACATGACATTAGCAAGAGCTGGAAAGAAGAaacaatgc aaaaaaagttaggcaTCAGTACCAAACAAAGGAGAGCACATTCTCAACTCataaaattcttattcaaaCTCTAG
- the LOC115994878 gene encoding probable indole-3-pyruvate monooxygenase YUCCA7 isoform X2 has protein sequence MPNTCLNIIPSVVQTFDHDDFFARRCIWVNGPVIVGAGPSGLAVGAGLKKQSVPFIILERANCIASLWQNRTYDCLKLHLPKQFCQLPNFPFPEDFPEYPTKRQFITYLESYAKHFDISPHFNETVQSAKYDETLGLWRVKTIRETSSNSNLIGDYQVEYICRWLVVATGEHAEKVVPEFEGFEEFGGHVIHVCDYKSGNRYCGKRVLVVGCGNSGMEVSLDLCSHGAEPSMAVRNSVHVLPREVMGKSTFELAVLLMKWLPLWLVDKILLILAWLILGNVEKYGLRRSSIGPLQLKNSAGKTPVLDIGALQKIRSGEIKVVPGVKRFFPGRVELVNGDDIEIDSVILATGYRSNVPSWLKENDFFSQDGIPKNPFPNGWKGKAGLYAVGFTRRGLSGAALDAVNVAHDISKSWKEETKKKKLGISTKQRRAHSQLIKFLFKL, from the exons ATGCCGAACACTTGTCTCAATATTATACCATCAGTGGTTCAAACTTTTGACCATGATGACTTTTTTGCTCGCCGCTGCATATGGGTGAACGGCCCTGTCATAGTTGGGGCTGGTCCATCTGGTTTAGCAGTTGGTGCTGGCCTCAAAAAGCAAAGTGTGCCATTCATTATCCTTGAAAGAGCTAATTGCATCGCTTCTCTTTGGCAAAACCGCACCTATGATTGCCTTAAGCTTCACCTCCCCAAACAATTTTGTCAACTACCCAACTTTCCATTTCCAGAGGACTTTCCAGAATACCCAACCAAACGCCAGTTTATCACTTACCTAGAATCCTATGCTAAGCACTTTGACATAAGCCCACATTTCAATGAAACAGTGCAGTCTGCTAAGTATGATGAAACTTTGGGTTTGTGGAGGGTCAAAACCATTAGAGAAACCAGTTCAAATTCAAACCTAATTGGTGATTATCAAGTTGAGTACATTTGCCGGTGGCTTGTGGTGGCCACTGGTGAGCATGCAGAGAAAGTGGTGCCAGAGTTTGAAGGCTTTGAAGAGTTTGGTGGCCATGTCATTCATGTTTGTGACTACAAATCCGGCAACAGATATTGCGGGAAGCGTGTGCTAGTTGTTGGTTGTGGTAATTCAGGCATGGAAGTCTCCCTCGATCTTTGCAGCCACGGGGCAGAACCATCAATGGCTGTTCGAAACTCT GTTCATGTCTTGCCAAGGGAAGTGATGGGAAAATCAACTTTTGAGTTAgcagttttgttaatgaaatggCTGCCACTTTGGCTTGTCGATAAGATACTACTGATTCTAGCTTGGTTGATTCTTGGAAATGTTGAAAAGTATGGTCTGAGAAGGTCATCCATAGGTCCTTTACAACTCAAAAATAGTGCAGGAAAGACTCCTGTGCTGGACATTGGTGCATTacaaaaaatcagatctggtgAGATCAAAGTGGTCCCTGGAGTCAAAAGGTTCTTCCCTGGCAGAGTTGAACTTGTTAATGGAGATGATATTGAGATTGATTCTGTTATTCTGGCAACTGGGTATCGCAGCAATGTTCCTTCATGGCTAAAG GAAAATGACTTCTTTTCCCAAGATGGGATTCCAAAAAATCCATTTCCTAATGGGTGGAAAGGGAAAGCTGGGCTCTATGCAGTTGGGTTCACAAGGAGAGGCCTCTCTGGAGCAGCTTTGGATGCCGTTAATGTAGCACATGACATTAGCAAGAGCTGGAAAGAAGAaac aaaaaaaaaaaagttaggcaTCAGTACCAAACAAAGGAGAGCACATTCTCAACTCataaaattcttattcaaaCTCTAG
- the LOC115994877 gene encoding 7-hydroxymethyl chlorophyll a reductase, chloroplastic: MSLFISKLSSLPLSLSINASSSPSKDGNSESSKSVKLREDWRKRSRPIPPGGTYPAKDHCSHCGLCDTYYIAHVKNACAFLGDGMSKIEELEPIVHGRGRKSSSLDETYLGVYKELLYARKVKPVEGAQWTGIVTTIAIEMLKSGMVEAVICVQSDPEDRFTPRPVLARTPEEVLAAKGVKPTLSPNLNTLALVEAAGVKRLLFCGVGCQVEALRSVEHHLNLEKLYVLGTNCVDNGTREGLDKFLKAASSEPETVLHYEFMQDYKVHLKHLDGHIEEVPYFCLPANDLVNVIAPSCYSCFDYTNALADLVVGYMGVPKYSGISMTQHPQYVTVRNERGREMLSLVENLLEITSTISSGDRRPFVVETVKADDNAKLGKGPSEPAPKLIGNLIAFILNLIGPKGLEFARYSLDYHTIRNYLYVNRSWGKERADRHMPSYAKKIVDMYNKNGEIEKMLSNK, from the exons ATGTCGTTATTCATTTCCAAGCTCTCTTCgcttcctctctcactctccatTAATGCTTCTTCCTCTCCCTCTAAAG ATGGGAACTCAGAGTCTTCGAAGTCGGTGAAGCTGAGAGAAGACTGGAGAAAACGTTCCAGACCCATTCCTCCAGGAGGCACCTACCCGGCCAAAGATCATTGCAG TCACTGCGGGTTGTGTGATACGTATTACATTGCGCATGTCAAGAATGCTTGTGCTTTCTTGGGAGATGGCATGTCTAAAATTGAA GAATTGGAACCAATAGTGCATGGTAGAGGGAGGAAATCAAGTTCCTTAGATGAGACATACTTAGGGGTCTATAAGGAACTGCTGTATGCTCGTAAAGTAAAGCCTGTAGAag GAGCTCAGTGGACAGGGATAGTAACAACTATTGCGATTGAAATGCTTAAATCAGGCATGGTAGAAGCTGTCATTTGTGTGCAAAG TGATCCAGAGGACAGATTCACACCTAGACCTGTACTAGCAAG GACGCCAGAGGAAGTTCTAGCTGCTAAAGGTGTTAAGCCAACATTATCTCCTAATCTGAATACCCTTGCCCTTGTTGAG GCTGCAGGCGTAAAACGTCTTCTTTTCTGTGGTGTGGGTTGCCAAGTGGAAG CATTAAGATCTGTGGAGCACCACTTGAATTTGGAAAAGCTCTATGTATTAGGCACTAATTGTG TTGATAATGGAACTCGAGAAGGACTGGATAAGTTTCTAAAGGCTGCAAGTAGTGAACCAGAAACAGTTCTTCATTACGAGTTTATGCAAGATTACAAG GTTCATTTGAAGCATTTGGACGGTCATATTGAAGAG GTTCCTTATTTCTGTCTACCAGCAAATGATTTGGTTAATGTTATTGCTCCTTCTTGCTATAG CTGTTTTGACTACACAAATGCCTTAGCG GATCTGGTGGTTGGATACATGGGTGTGCCGAAATATTCTGGAATCAGCATGACACAACATCCACAGTATGTTACAGTCAG AAATGAACGTGGAAGAGAAATGCTGAGTCTGGTGGAAAACCTTCTGGAGATTACTTCTACAATTAGTAGT GGTGACCGACGACCATTCGTTGTGGAGACTGTTAAGGCAGATGATAATGCTAAGTTAG GGAAAGGTCCTTCTGAGCCTGCCCCAAAGTTGATCGGAAATTTGATAGCTTTTATCCTAAACTTG ATTGGCCCAAAGGGTCTGGAATTTGCACGCTACTCCCTTGATTACCATACCATCCGAAACTATTTGTATGTAAACCGCTCATGGGGAAAAGAAAG AGCTGATAGGCACATGCCTTCTTATGCAAAGAAAATCGTGGATATGTACAACAAGAATGGTGAAATTGAAAAGATGTTGTCCAACAAGTAA
- the LOC115994240 gene encoding putative F-box/FBD/LRR-repeat protein At5g56810, whose protein sequence is MLYNYSVNPYQLDRLVTTVTTPNLKVFDLRIHSTENYWKLSPSILSCKSLVVLKLAWKIDFHPLLSSSLSFQLPRLKILRFKRISFRNCNSLTRLLSACPVLEQLSLKVVSFPKDVCIKIWVPTLKLLRIKYARLWFESEFPVVGYKYEIDAPSLEYFEFGGPLGDIIFLGKLDNLIEARLHIWSIENDESLYDLGLEMKLESVFKLLVPLNKLKFLSFSYSARECRGFGSFCSMFQNLVRLDFTFNNRNWDVLQALLRVAPNLRVLFFKRSYDYHRCHHWSPAHVEEHNQLCSSEPPKDPNALSSHLTTFYFRGYSGIENEVEFVKFILKESRLLKTMTVEVESYMSEEGVLEKLSTFPRSSSTCLLTVK, encoded by the exons ATGTTGTACAACTATAGTGTTAACCCTTACCAGCTTGACCGATTGGTTACCACCGTTACTACGCCTAACCTCAAGGTATTCGATCTCAGGATACACAGTACTGAAAATTACTGGAAGTTGTCACCTAGCATATTGTCTTGCAAGTCATTAGTGGTTTTGAAATTAGCCTGGAAAATCGACTTTCATCCTCTTCTGTCATCGTCCTTATCCTTTCAATTACCAAGACTAAAGATTCTGCGTTTCAAAAGAATTAGTTTTCGAAACTGCAACTCTTTAACTAGGCTCCTCTCTGCCTGCCCGGTCCTTGAACAGTTGTCCTTGAAAGTAGTCAGTTTTCCCAAGGATGTTTGTATAAAAATATGGGTACCTACCCTTAAACTTTTGCGTATCAAGTATGCAAGGCTTTGGTTTGAGAGTGAATTCCCTGTGGTTGGTTACAAATATGAAATAGACGCCCCATCTCTCGAGTACTTTGAGTTTGGTGGTCCTTTGGGCGATATCATTTTCCTTGGAAAACTAGACAACTTAATTGAGGCAAGACTCCATATTTGGTCCATTGAGAATGATGAATCTCTGTATGATCTTGGACTTGAGATGAAATTGGAGAGCGTATTCAAGCTTCTTGTGCCACTTAATAAGCTCAAGTTCCTTTCATTCTCTTATAGTGCTAGAGAG TGTCGCGGCTTTGGTTCCTTCTGTTCTATGTTCCAAAATCTGGTCCGACTGGACTTTACATTTAATAATCGTAACTGGGATGTTTTACAAGCGTTGCTTCGAGTGGCTCCAAATCTAcgagttcttttttttaaaagg AGTTATGATTACCATAGGTGTCATCATTGGAGTCCTGCTCATGTTGAAGAACACAACCAGTTATGCTCTAGTGAGCCACCAAAGGATCCTAATGCTCTGTCTTCACACCTTACAACGTTTTACTTTCGTGGATACAGTGGAATTGAAAATGAAGTggaatttgtaaaatttattctaAAGGAGTCAAGACTCTTGAAGACAATGACAGTTGAAGTTGAGAGTTACATGTCAGAGGAAGGTGTTCTTGAGAAACTATCGACGTTTCCAAGGAGTTCTAGCACATGTCTACTTACAGTTAAATGA